The proteins below are encoded in one region of bacterium:
- a CDS encoding C_GCAxxG_C_C family protein, producing MGQEKLGVDDPDVIKAVGLFGGGIAGTGSVCGAMLGGIACISSQYSRGRLSEKESPAMFKLGHKLDKAFEEITQEFGGKDCSDIARVDWQDMSQVKAFYQASDSRRKYCQQVVGQTARALGRIIEEEAE from the coding sequence GTGGGACAGGAGAAGCTGGGCGTCGATGATCCGGACGTCATCAAGGCCGTCGGGCTGTTCGGTGGCGGAATCGCGGGAACCGGGAGTGTCTGCGGTGCAATGCTGGGAGGAATCGCCTGCATCTCCAGCCAGTACAGTCGAGGAAGGCTATCCGAGAAGGAATCCCCCGCGATGTTCAAGCTGGGGCACAAGCTCGATAAGGCTTTCGAGGAAATCACGCAGGAATTCGGTGGAAAAGACTGCTCTGACATCGCGCGTGTTGACTGGCAGGACATGAGCCAGGTGAAGGCGTTTTACCAGGCGAGCGACAGTAGACGGAAGTACTGCCAGCAAGTGGTGGGCCAGACCGCCCGCGCGCTCGGCAGGATCATCGAAGAGGAAGCGGAATAG